The DNA region GCAAAAGGCTTTTTTCTTCTTCTGAAAGCTGCTGGCCAGAAAGCAGGTCTTTGCGATTTTTCCACGTCTTCCGCAGTGATTCTTTCCTTCTCCATACCTCAATTTTTTTATGGTCTCCTTCAAGCAAAACATCCGGCACCAAAAGCCCTCGGTATTCCCGGGGTTTTGTATAGTGGGGATGCTCAAGAAGACCCGACGAAAAAGATTCTTCTTCCACTGAAGCAATGTTTCCAAGAACACCCGGAATAAGTCTTGTTACTGCATCAACAAGTGCCATCGCAGGAATTTCACCGCCTGAAAGAATAAAATCGCCAAGAGAAATTTCCTCATCCACCACAAGCTTTATGGCTCTTTCATCAACACCCTCATAGCGCCCGCAAATCAGCACCAACTGGTCAAAAGAACTGAGTTCGTTTGCCTTGGCTTGAGTCAATTGCTTGCCTCGAGGTGAAAGCAAAATCACTTTTCTTTTTTCCATTTTGGGAAGTGATTCCACTGCTTTTACCAAAGGATCTGGCATCATTACCATTCCAGCGCCGCCACCATAAGGAGTATCATCTACTTTGTGGTGTTTGTTTTCTGAAAAATCTCGAATGTTATGCAAATGATATTCAACACAGTTTTTCTCTTGAGCACGTTTTAGAATGGACTCGGAGAAAACAGATTCAAACATTTCCGGAAACAAGGTTAAAAGATCAAAGCGCATTTTTATCCTTTTCAGATTCGAACAATCCGGGAAGTTCATGAACAATCATTTCACCTTTTTTCACGTCTACCTTTAGTACAATGTCTTTCACGGCTGGAATTAAATATTCACTCCCAGCTTTTGCTCCATCAGGTAAAATTTCGTAGATATCATTTGATCCCGTGTTAAAAATATTGGTGAGAACGCCTAGTTTTTTTCCTTGCTCATTCAACACCTGCATTCCCAAAAGCTGGTACGAGTAGTACTCATCTGTTTCCAATGAAGGCAGCAAATCCTCTGGTAGATAGAGTTTGGTGTTGGTAAGTTTTTTCGCATCTTCTGGAGAAGTAATTTCTTGGAAAGCAATAATGCATTTACTTCCACCAGAACTTAAGCTCTTCACCGAAAGCGTTTTATATCCATCTTTTTCTTCACCATAAATATCATCCCCAGATGACAATGGTGGAAGATCATTGTTCCAAAACACAACCAGCTCACCTCGTACACCAAAAGGCCTGCCCAATTTTCCACAGAAAATCATTTTTTGTTTTTTCTGACTCAAGTTGAACTCCAAAAAAAAATCCCCACAAAACGATTGAGGGGATTTGAGAAAAAAGAAAAAAATTCTTATTCAAGAATTTCAAGAACTGAGCGTTTACGAATCTTTGTTGAAGCCGCGCTGAGAATGGTTCTGAGTGATCTCGCTGTGCGTCCCTCTTTGCCGATGATCTTTCCCAAATCTTCTTTTGCAACTCTGAGTTCAACAACTGTTGTTTGCTCACCTTCAACTTCTGTCACTTCTACAGCTTCAGGCTTATCTACTAAAGCTTTTGCCATCGTCTCTACTAACTGTTTCATTGATCCTGACATCTTTAGTACCTCAAAAACGAACGCCTTAAGACGCTCTTTTTAAAAGTTGTGAAACGGTGTCTGTTGTTGTTGCACCTTGAGACAACCAGTAGTTAACACGATCTTTATTGATGACAAGACCTTCAGCCTCAGGAGTGTGAGGATTATAGGTTCCAAGCACTTCAATAAATCTGCCATCTCTTGGCTTTTCTTTGTGCGCCACTACAATGCGGTAAACCGCTTTATGAGTTCTTCCACCTCTTGTTAAACGAATTCTTGCTGACATACTTTTATCCTCTCTTAAGCTTTTTTCCTTAAAAATCAAAGGCGATCTAAAACAAGACTTACGCGCTAAAGTCAAGTCCTATTCTTGGGGCCTTTTGTTTATCGTCTTTTTTTTTACTCATATGGCCTTCGATGATATGGGCTAATTCGTCTGCAAAGCCTTGGATTTGCTGCTGATTTTCACCTTCTAGCATCACTCTGGCAATGTTTTCGGTTCCAGAATACCGGATCAAGTGACGCCCTCTTCCTTTTAATTTAGCTTCAACATCTTTCAAGGCCGCCGAAAATCCTGGAATATCCTGGAAGGGAATTTTTGCCGATACCTCGATATTTGTAATCACCTGAGGAAATTTTTCAAAAATGGACGCAATTTGGGAAAGTGGCTTTTGTTGCTGACACATAACAGAAAGCACTCGCAATGCAGCCAACGTTCCATCACCACAATTGGTGTGATGCAGAAAAATAATATGTCCGCACGTTTCTCCACCCAAGTTGTAACCTTCTTTACGCATAAGTTCCATCACGTAGCGGTCACCAACATTGGTGCGTAAAAAGTTGATTCCACGTTCTTTCAACATAAGCTCTAAACCCATGTT from Deltaproteobacteria bacterium CG11_big_fil_rev_8_21_14_0_20_42_23 includes:
- a CDS encoding 30S ribosomal protein S16 produces the protein MSARIRLTRGGRTHKAVYRIVVAHKEKPRDGRFIEVLGTYNPHTPEAEGLVINKDRVNYWLSQGATTTDTVSQLLKRAS
- a CDS encoding tRNA (guanosine(37)-N1)-methyltransferase TrmD translates to MRFDLLTLFPEMFESVFSESILKRAQEKNCVEYHLHNIRDFSENKHHKVDDTPYGGGAGMVMMPDPLVKAVESLPKMEKRKVILLSPRGKQLTQAKANELSSFDQLVLICGRYEGVDERAIKLVVDEEISLGDFILSGGEIPAMALVDAVTRLIPGVLGNIASVEEESFSSGLLEHPHYTKPREYRGLLVPDVLLEGDHKKIEVWRRKESLRKTWKNRKDLLSGQQLSEEEKSLLQALETKKKNQ
- a CDS encoding RNA-binding protein produces the protein MKQLVETMAKALVDKPEAVEVTEVEGEQTTVVELRVAKEDLGKIIGKEGRTARSLRTILSAASTKIRKRSVLEILE
- the rimM gene encoding 16S rRNA processing protein RimM, with the protein product MIFCGKLGRPFGVRGELVVFWNNDLPPLSSGDDIYGEEKDGYKTLSVKSLSSGGSKCIIAFQEITSPEDAKKLTNTKLYLPEDLLPSLETDEYYSYQLLGMQVLNEQGKKLGVLTNIFNTGSNDIYEILPDGAKAGSEYLIPAVKDIVLKVDVKKGEMIVHELPGLFESEKDKNAL